A region from the Sebastes umbrosus isolate fSebUmb1 chromosome 18, fSebUmb1.pri, whole genome shotgun sequence genome encodes:
- the crnkl1 gene encoding crooked neck-like protein 1 isoform X1, whose amino-acid sequence MASTAAGKQRIPKVAKVKNKAPAEVQITAEQLLREAKERELELLPPPPKQKITDEEELNDYKLRKRKGFEDNIRKNRTVISNWIKYAQWEESLKEIQRARSIYERALDVDHRNITLWLKYAEMEMKSRQVNHARNIWDRAITILPRVNQFWYKYTYMEEMLGNVAGCRQAFERWMEWEPDEQAWHSYINFELRYKEVDKGRTIYERFVIVHPEVKNWIKYARFEEKHGYIAHSRKVYERSVDFFGEDHVDEHLFVAFAKFEETQKEFERVRVIYKYALDRIPKHQAQELFKFYTMFEKKFGDRRGIEDVIVSKRRFQYEEEVKANPHNYDAWFDYLRLVENDADPDTVREVYERAIANIPPIQEKRHWKRYIYLWINYALYEELEVKDPERTRQVYQASLDLIPHKKFTFAKIWLLYAQFEIRQKNLQGARKVMGTAIGKCPKNKLLKGYIELELQLREFDRCRKLYEKYLEFSPENCTTWIKFSELETILGDVERARAIFELAIGQPRLDMPEVLWKSYIDFEIEQEEFGNTRNLYKRLLQRTQHVKVWISCAKFELSIDGPDRLQKCRQIFEEANKGMRSCEEKEERLMLLESWRDFEKEFGSDSTVERVRKLLPEKVKKRRKLTAEDGSDAGWEEYYDYIFPEDAANQPNLKLLAMAKMWKRQQIVYEEEEEEEEEEEGEGEDEEEGDGEDESEGEDEDEREKSPEKSPEAAEEMATTPPSPSPTSSDEPAAPPPEKLPETESDRNTEAETEREKTHDDRDDDGSSSSSSSGSSSSSSESDSDDDDGKKKEKKSGDEEKDKE is encoded by the exons ATGGCGTCCACCGCGGCGGGTAAGCAGCGGATCCCCAAAGTGGCGAAG GTGAAGAATAAAGCTCCCGCAGAGGTTCAGATCACTGCTGAGCAGCTGCTGAGGGAAGCCAAAGAGAGGGAGCTCGAACTTCTGCCGCCGCCGCCGAAACAGAAGATCACCGATGAGGAGGAGCTCAACGATTACAAACTCAGGAAGAGAAAG GGGTTTGAAGACAACATCAGAAAGAATCGAACTGTCATCAGTAACTGGATCAAATACGCACAATGGGAGGAAAGCCTGAAGGAGATCCAGAG GGCTCGTTCCATTTACGAGCGAGCGCTGGACGTCGACCACCGCAACATCACTCTGTGGCTGAAGTATGCCGAGATGGAGATGAAGAGCCGGCAGGTGAACCACGCTCGCAACATCTGGGACAGAGCCATCACCATCCTCCCACGAGTCAACCAGTTCTG GTACAAGTACACGTACATGGAGGAGATGCTGGGGAACGTGGCCGGCTGCAGGCAGGCGTTTGAGCGCTGGATGGAGTGGGAGCCTGATGAGCAGGCATGGCACTCATACATCAACTTTGAGCTGCGCTACAAGGAAGTGGACAAAGGCCGTACCATTTATGAGCGAT TCGTCATCGTTCACCCCGAAGTGAAGAACTGGATCAAGTACGCTCGTTTTGAGGAAAAGCACGGCTACATCGCTCACAGCAGGAAGGTGTACGAGAGGTCCGTGGACTTCTTCGGAGAGGATCATGTGGACGAACACCTCTTCGTGGCCTTCGCCAAGTTTGAGGAGACGCAGAAAGAG TTTGAACGTGTCCGGGTCATCTATAAGTACGCTTTGGACAGAATCCCTAAACACCAGGCACAGGAGCTCTTCAAGTTCTACACCATGTTCGAGAAGAAGTTCGGAGACCGGAGGGGAATCGAGGACGTCATCGTCAGCAAACGAAGGTTCCAGTACGAGGAGGAAGTCAAG GCGAACCCACACAACTACGACGCGTGGTTTGATTACCTCCGCCTGGTGGAGAACGACGCCGACCCCGACACGGTGAGAGAGGTTTACGAGAGAGCCATCGCCAACATCCCCCCCATCCAGGAGAAGAGACACTGGAAGAGATACATCTACCTGTGGATCAACTACGCTCTGTACGAAGAGCTGGAGGTCAAG GATCCTGAGAGAACGAGGCAGGTGTACCAGGCCAGTCTGGACCTCATCCCACATAAAAAG TTCACGTTCGCTAAGATTTGGCTGCTCTACGCTCAGTTTGAGATCCGGCAGAAGAACCTGCAGGGAGCCAGAAAGGTCATG GGCACAGCGATCGGTAAATGTCCGAAGAACAAGCTGCTGAAGGGCTACATCGAGCTGGAGCTGCAGCTGCGTGAGTTCGACCGCTGCAGGAAGCTGTACGAGAAATACCTGGAGTTCAGTCCCGAGAACTGCACCACCTGGATCAAGTTCTCCGAGCTGGAGACCATCCTGGGAGACGTGGAGAGAGCCCGCGCCATCTTCGAACTCGCCATCGGACAGCCGCGACTGGACATGCCAGAG gtgctgTGGAAGTCCTACATCGACTTTGAGATCGAGCAGGAGGAATTTGGAAACACCAGGAACCTTTACAAAAGGCTGCTGCAGCGCACGCAGCACGTCAAG GTTTGGATCAGCTGTGCCAAGTTCGAGCTGTCCATCGACGGCCCCGACAGGCTGCAGAAGTGCCGGCAGATCTTCGAGGAGGCCAACAAGGGCATGAGGAGCtgcgaggagaaggaggagcgGCTGATGCTGCTGGAGTCCTGGAGGGACTTTGAGAAGGAGTTTGGCTCCGACAGCACCGTGGAGAGAGTGAGGAAGCTGCTGCCGGAgaaggtgaagaagaggagaaagctGACGGCCGAGGACGGG TCGGACGCAGGTTGGGAAGAGTACTACGACTACATCTTCCCCGAGGACGCCGCCAACCAACCCAACCTCAAACTGCTCGCCATGGCGAAGATGTGGAAGAGGCAGCAGATCGTgtacgaggaggaggaggaagaggaggaggaggaggagggtgagggcgaggacgaggaggagggtgaTGGCGAGGACGAAAGTGAGGGCGAGGATgaggacgagagagagaaaagtccAGAAAAGTCTCCCGAAGCGGCTGAAGAGATGGCGACGACGCCGCCGTCACCATCGCCGACGTCGTCTGACGAGCcggcagctcctcctcctgagAAGCTGCCGGAAACCGAGTCGGACAGAAACACTGAAGCTGAAACGGAGCGGGAGAAGACGCACGATGATCGAGACGAcgacggcagcagcagcagcagcagcagcggcagcagcagcagcagcagcgagagtgacagtgatgatgatgatggaaagaagaaggagaaaaagagcGGAGATGAAGAGAAAGATAAAGAGTAG
- the crnkl1 gene encoding crooked neck-like protein 1 isoform X2: MASTAAGKQRIPKVAKVKNKAPAEVQITAEQLLREAKERELELLPPPPKQKITDEEELNDYKLRKRKGFEDNIRKNRTVISNWIKYAQWEESLKEIQRARSIYERALDVDHRNITLWLKYAEMEMKSRQVNHARNIWDRAITILPRVNQFWYKYTYMEEMLGNVAGCRQAFERWMEWEPDEQAWHSYINFELRYKEVDKGRTIYERFVIVHPEVKNWIKYARFEEKHGYIAHSRKVYERSVDFFGEDHVDEHLFVAFAKFEETQKEFERVRVIYKYALDRIPKHQAQELFKFYTMFEKKFGDRRGIEDVIVSKRRFQYEEEVKANPHNYDAWFDYLRLVENDADPDTVREVYERAIANIPPIQEKRHWKRYIYLWINYALYEELEVKDPERTRQVYQASLDLIPHKKFTFAKIWLLYAQFEIRQKNLQGARKVMGTAIGKCPKNKLLKGYIELELQLREFDRCRKLYEKYLEFSPENCTTWIKFSELETILGDVERARAIFELAIGQPRLDMPEVLWKSYIDFEIEQEEFGNTRNLYKRLLQRTQHVKVWISCAKFELSIDGPDRLQKCRQIFEEANKGMRSCEEKEERLMLLESWRDFEKEFGSDSTVERVRKLLPEKVKKRRKLTAEDGSDAGWEEYYDYIFPEDAANQPNLKLLAMAKMWKRQQIVYEEGEDEEEGDGEDESEGEDEDEREKSPEKSPEAAEEMATTPPSPSPTSSDEPAAPPPEKLPETESDRNTEAETEREKTHDDRDDDGSSSSSSSGSSSSSSESDSDDDDGKKKEKKSGDEEKDKE, from the exons ATGGCGTCCACCGCGGCGGGTAAGCAGCGGATCCCCAAAGTGGCGAAG GTGAAGAATAAAGCTCCCGCAGAGGTTCAGATCACTGCTGAGCAGCTGCTGAGGGAAGCCAAAGAGAGGGAGCTCGAACTTCTGCCGCCGCCGCCGAAACAGAAGATCACCGATGAGGAGGAGCTCAACGATTACAAACTCAGGAAGAGAAAG GGGTTTGAAGACAACATCAGAAAGAATCGAACTGTCATCAGTAACTGGATCAAATACGCACAATGGGAGGAAAGCCTGAAGGAGATCCAGAG GGCTCGTTCCATTTACGAGCGAGCGCTGGACGTCGACCACCGCAACATCACTCTGTGGCTGAAGTATGCCGAGATGGAGATGAAGAGCCGGCAGGTGAACCACGCTCGCAACATCTGGGACAGAGCCATCACCATCCTCCCACGAGTCAACCAGTTCTG GTACAAGTACACGTACATGGAGGAGATGCTGGGGAACGTGGCCGGCTGCAGGCAGGCGTTTGAGCGCTGGATGGAGTGGGAGCCTGATGAGCAGGCATGGCACTCATACATCAACTTTGAGCTGCGCTACAAGGAAGTGGACAAAGGCCGTACCATTTATGAGCGAT TCGTCATCGTTCACCCCGAAGTGAAGAACTGGATCAAGTACGCTCGTTTTGAGGAAAAGCACGGCTACATCGCTCACAGCAGGAAGGTGTACGAGAGGTCCGTGGACTTCTTCGGAGAGGATCATGTGGACGAACACCTCTTCGTGGCCTTCGCCAAGTTTGAGGAGACGCAGAAAGAG TTTGAACGTGTCCGGGTCATCTATAAGTACGCTTTGGACAGAATCCCTAAACACCAGGCACAGGAGCTCTTCAAGTTCTACACCATGTTCGAGAAGAAGTTCGGAGACCGGAGGGGAATCGAGGACGTCATCGTCAGCAAACGAAGGTTCCAGTACGAGGAGGAAGTCAAG GCGAACCCACACAACTACGACGCGTGGTTTGATTACCTCCGCCTGGTGGAGAACGACGCCGACCCCGACACGGTGAGAGAGGTTTACGAGAGAGCCATCGCCAACATCCCCCCCATCCAGGAGAAGAGACACTGGAAGAGATACATCTACCTGTGGATCAACTACGCTCTGTACGAAGAGCTGGAGGTCAAG GATCCTGAGAGAACGAGGCAGGTGTACCAGGCCAGTCTGGACCTCATCCCACATAAAAAG TTCACGTTCGCTAAGATTTGGCTGCTCTACGCTCAGTTTGAGATCCGGCAGAAGAACCTGCAGGGAGCCAGAAAGGTCATG GGCACAGCGATCGGTAAATGTCCGAAGAACAAGCTGCTGAAGGGCTACATCGAGCTGGAGCTGCAGCTGCGTGAGTTCGACCGCTGCAGGAAGCTGTACGAGAAATACCTGGAGTTCAGTCCCGAGAACTGCACCACCTGGATCAAGTTCTCCGAGCTGGAGACCATCCTGGGAGACGTGGAGAGAGCCCGCGCCATCTTCGAACTCGCCATCGGACAGCCGCGACTGGACATGCCAGAG gtgctgTGGAAGTCCTACATCGACTTTGAGATCGAGCAGGAGGAATTTGGAAACACCAGGAACCTTTACAAAAGGCTGCTGCAGCGCACGCAGCACGTCAAG GTTTGGATCAGCTGTGCCAAGTTCGAGCTGTCCATCGACGGCCCCGACAGGCTGCAGAAGTGCCGGCAGATCTTCGAGGAGGCCAACAAGGGCATGAGGAGCtgcgaggagaaggaggagcgGCTGATGCTGCTGGAGTCCTGGAGGGACTTTGAGAAGGAGTTTGGCTCCGACAGCACCGTGGAGAGAGTGAGGAAGCTGCTGCCGGAgaaggtgaagaagaggagaaagctGACGGCCGAGGACGGG TCGGACGCAGGTTGGGAAGAGTACTACGACTACATCTTCCCCGAGGACGCCGCCAACCAACCCAACCTCAAACTGCTCGCCATGGCGAAGATGTGGAAGAGGCAGCAGATCGTgtacgaggag ggcgaggacgaggaggagggtgaTGGCGAGGACGAAAGTGAGGGCGAGGATgaggacgagagagagaaaagtccAGAAAAGTCTCCCGAAGCGGCTGAAGAGATGGCGACGACGCCGCCGTCACCATCGCCGACGTCGTCTGACGAGCcggcagctcctcctcctgagAAGCTGCCGGAAACCGAGTCGGACAGAAACACTGAAGCTGAAACGGAGCGGGAGAAGACGCACGATGATCGAGACGAcgacggcagcagcagcagcagcagcagcggcagcagcagcagcagcagcgagagtgacagtgatgatgatgatggaaagaagaaggagaaaaagagcGGAGATGAAGAGAAAGATAAAGAGTAG
- the naa20 gene encoding N-alpha-acetyltransferase 20 — protein MTTLRPFTCDDLFKFNNINLDPLTETYGIPFYLQYLAHWPEYFIVAEAPGGELMGYIMGKAEGSVAREEWHGHVTALSVAPEFRRLGLAAKLMEMLEEISERKGGFFVDLFVRVSNQVAVNMYKRLGYSVYRTVIEYYSASNGEPDEDAYDMRKALSRDTEKKSIIPLPHPVRPEDIE, from the exons ATGACAACATTAAGACCTTTTACCTGCGATGATCTATTTAAATTCAACAATAT TAACCTGGACCCTCTGACAGAAACT taTGGGATCCCTTTTTACCTCCAATACCTGGCTCACTGGCCAGAGTACTTCATCGTTGCTGAGGCTCCTGGTGGTGAACTGATGGGATACA TCATGGGGAAGGCGGAGGGATCCGTGGCTCGGGAGGAGTGGCACGGTCACGTCACCGCTCTGTCAGTGGCGCCCGAGTTCAGAAGACTTGGCCTCGCCGCCAAACTGATGGAGATGCTGGAGGAGATCTCAGAGAG GAAGGGCGGGTTCTTCGTGGATCTGTTCGTTCGAGTCTCCAACCAGGTGGCGGTGAACATGTACAAGCGTCTGGGCTACAGCGTCTACAGGACGGTGATCGAGTATTACTCCGCCAGCAACGGCGAACCCGACGAAGACGCTTACG ACATGAGGAAAGCTCTGTCCAGAGACACGGAGAAGAAGTCAATCATCCCGCTGCCACATCCTGTCAGACCGGAGGACATCGAATAA